A window of Saccharomyces paradoxus chromosome XIII, complete sequence contains these coding sequences:
- the TAF9 gene encoding chromatin modification protein (Subunit (17 kDa) of TFIID and SAGA complexes~similar to YMR236W) encodes MNSGGKSVSNKNSAGSVTEVGPGSTQEETPRDVRLLHLLLASQSIHQYEDQVPLQLMNFAHRYTQGVLKDALVYNDYAGSGNSAGGGLGVEDIRLAIAARTQYQFKPTAPKELMLQLAAERNKKALPQVMGTWGVRLPPEKYCLTAKEWDLEDPKSM; translated from the coding sequence ATGAACAGTGGAGGTAAGAGCGTTTCGAACAAAAACTCAGCGGGCTCGGTAACGGAGGTTGGCCCGGGCTCAACACAGGAGGAGACCCCTAGAGATGTCCGTCTTTTGCACCTGCTCCTCGCATCACAGTCAATTCACCAATATGAAGACCAGGTGCCGCTAcaattgatgaattttgcACACAGATACACACAAGGCGTTCTTAAGGATGCGTTGGTTTACAACGACTACGCTGGCAGTGGGAATTCTGCTGGCGGTGGGTTAGGCGTAGAAGATATACGGCTTGCCATTGCTGCGAGAACCCAATATCAGTTCAAACCTACGGCACCCAAGGAGCTTATGTTACAGTTAGCCGCAGAGAGGAACAAGAAAGCGCTACCCCAAGTGATGGGTACGTGGGGTGTCAGGCTTCCGCCGGAAAAATACTGTCTCACAGCGAAGGAGTGGGACCTTGAGGATCCAAAGTCTATGTGA
- the DFG5 gene encoding putative mannan endo-1,6-alpha-mannosidase (mannosidase~similar to YMR238W): MIVKNTMKMILLICFTFLSFFRVSHAMDLDTTSKTSICDATALIQDGMLDYYEGTRYGGTVGMFQSPYYWWHAGEAFGGMLENWFLCENDTYQELLYDALLAQTGSNYDYIPANQTMVEGNDDQGIWGITVMGAVERNFTDPGDDKPGWLAMVQAVFNTMYSRWDSEHCGGGLRWQIFTWNSGYNYKNTVSNACLFQIAARLGRYTGNTTYLEVAEQVFDWLVDVGYVVLNDTANVFDGAEIDTNCTDITKIEWTYNHGIVLGGLAYMYNATNGTGEWETSLTKILNGAKSYFFKDSIMYESACQDYGTCNTDQRTFKSIFSRMLGLTSVLAPFTSDTIDDLIKTSAEAAAKSCDGGTDGHTCGLNWQKETNDGYYGLGEQMSALEVIQNLLIHDRPAPYKESNGGTSKGDANAGMNSSTTNVLQNNLNIKKGDRAGAAIITAIILSVLIGGAVWMLF; this comes from the coding sequence ATGATCGTTAAGAATACTATGAAGATGATCTTATTGATATGCTTTACGTTTCTATCATTCTTCAGAGTCAGTCATGCCATGGATTTGGATACTACAAGCAAAACATCAATTTGTGATGCGACAGCGTTAATTCAAGACGGTATGCTGGATTACTATGAGGGTACTAGATACGGTGGTACAGTTGGGATGTTTCAGTCACCATACTATTGGTGGCATGCAGGTGAAGCATTCGGTGGCATGTTGGAAAATTGGTTTCTTTGTGAGAATGATACATATCAAGAATTGCTATATGACGCACTATTAGCACAAACTGGTTCTAACTACGATTATATTCCGGCGAATCAAACGATGGTTGAGGGTAATGATGACCAAGGTATCTGGGGCATTACTGTTATGGGTGCTGTCGAGAGAAATTTTACAGACCCTGGTGATGACAAACCGGGTTGGTTGGCAATGGTACAAGCCGTTTTCAACACCATGTACTCAAGATGGGATTCAGAACACTGTGGTGGTGGCTTAAGATGGCAAATTTTCACTTGGAATAGTGGCTACAACTATAAAAATACTGTTTCAAATGCATGTTTATTCCAAATTGCGGCAAGATTGGGGAGATATACTGGTAATACTACATATTTAGAAGTTGCTGAACAGGTTTTCGATTGGCTAGTGGATGTCGGGTATGTGGTTCTTAACGATACTGCAAATGTCTTTGATGGTGCAGAAATTGATACAAATTGCACTGATATTACGAAAATTGAATGGACCTATAATCATGGTATCGTGCTTGGTGGTCTTGCGTACATGTATAATGCTACGAACGGGACGGGTGAATGGGAGACTAGTTtgacaaaaattttgaatggtGCCAagtcttattttttcaaagatagTATCATGTATGAAAGTGCCTGTCAAGACTATGGCACCTGTAACACTGATCAAAGGACATTCAAAAGTATCTTTTCTCGTATGCTCGGTCTTACAAGTGTTCTGGCTCCCTTTACTAGTGACACGATTGATGATTTAATAAAAACAAGTGCTGAAGCCGCTGCAAAATCATGTGATGGTGGTACAGATGGGCATACGTGTGGTTTGAATTGGCAGAAGGAAACCAACGATGGCTACTATGGACTAGGTGAACAAATGAGTGCACTAGAAgttattcaaaatcttttaaTTCACGACAGACCAGCCCCATATAAGGAAAGTAATGGCGGTACGTCAAAAGGTGACGCGAACGCCGGTATGAACTCATCGACCACAAATGTGCTACAGAATAATTTAAACATCAAGAAAGGTGATCGCGCTGGTGCCGCTATCATCACAGCAATCATACTGAGTGTGCTAATTGGTGGCGCTGTGTGGATGCTGTTTTAA
- the RNA1 gene encoding GTPase-activating protein RNA1 (GTPase activating protein (GAP) for Gsp1p~similar to YMR235C) — MATLHFVPQHEEDQVYSISGKALKLTTSDDIKPYLQELAALKICTKLDFSGNTIGTEASEALAKCIAENTQVRDSLVEVNFADLYTSRLVDEVVDSLKFLLPVLLKCPSLEIVNLSDNAFGLRTIELLEDYIAHAVNIKHLILSNNGMGPFAGERIGKALFHLAQNKKAASKSFLETFICGRNRLENGSAVYLALGLKSHSEGLKVVKLYQNGIRPKGVATLIHYGLQYLKNLEILDLQDNTFTKHASLILAKALPTWKDSLYELNLNDCLLKTAGSDEVFKVFTEVKFSNLHVLKFEYNEMAQETIEASFLPAMERGNLPELEKLEINGNRLDEDSDALDLLLSKFDDLEVDDFEEVDSEDEEDEEDEDEDEKLEEIETEKLEKELLEVQVDDLAERLAGTEIK; from the coding sequence ATGGCTACTTTGCACTTCGTTCCCCAACATGAGGAAGACCAGGTTTACTCCATTTCTGGGAAGGCACTCAAGCTAACCACCAGTGACGATATCAAGCCATACTTGCAAGAACTGGCTGCTTTGAAAATCTGCACCAAATTAGACTTTTCAGGTAATACCATTGGTACTGAAGCGTCGGAAGCATTAGCTAAATGTATCGCTGAAAATACTCAGGTCAGAGACTCTTTGGTTGAAGTAAATTTTGCCGATCTATACACTTCGAGATTAGTTGACGAAGTCGTCGATTCGTTAAAGTTTCTGTTGCCTGTTCTATTGAAATGTCCTAGCTTGGAGATTGTGAACCTTTCCGATAATGCCTTTGGGCTAAGAACAATCGAGTTACTAGAAGATTACATTGCACATGCTGTGAATATTAAACATTTGATCTTGAGTAACAACGGTATGGGCCCCTTTGCTGGTGAAAGGATTGGTAAGGCCCTATTTCATCTTGCTCAAAACAAGAAAGCCGCTTCTAAATCATTCTTGGAAACTTTTATTTGTGGGAGAAATAGATTAGAGAATGGTTCCGCAGTGTACTTGGCCCTGGGGTTGAAAAGTCACTCCGAAGGCCTGAAAGTTGTAAAGCTATATCAAAACGGTATCAGGCCTAAAGGTGTTGCTACACTAATTCATTACGGTTTACAgtacttgaaaaatttagaaatcTTGGATCTTCAAGACAACACTTTCACAAAGCATGCCTCTTTGATCCTTGCTAAGGCCTTACCTACTTGGAAGGACAGTTTATATGAATTGAATTTGAACGACtgtcttttgaaaactgcTGGTTCAGATGAAGTCTTCAAAGTATTCACCGAAGTCAAATTCTCCAATTTACATGTCTTGAAATTCGAATATAATGAAATGGCTCAAGAAACCATTGAAGCATCTTTCTTACCTGCTATGGAAAGAGGAAACTTACctgaattagaaaaattagaaatCAATGGTAATAGATTAGATGAAGATTCCGATGCTCTCGATCTGCTTCTAAGcaaatttgatgatttggaggttgatgattttgaagaggTCGATAgtgaagatgaggaagacGAGGAAGACgaggacgaagatgaaaaactcgaagaaattgaaacggaaaagcttgaaaaagaacttcTAGAAGTGCAAGTAGATGATCTTGCTGAACGTTTAGCTGGAACTGAAATCAAATAG
- the RNH1 gene encoding RNA-DNA hybrid ribonuclease (Ribonuclease H1~similar to YMR234W), translating into MARQGGFYAVRKGRETGIFNTWKECKNQVDGYGGAIYKKFNNYEQAKSFLGHSNDISNYRSSAHTGGQIGKPHTTQKRVQVKNLPPSYYSSLASSSAYSPSRSGNKNTFYSVKSNVPNVESKIFNNWKDCQAYVKHKRGITFKKFEDESAAENFINGVSAHDYKLMNVPKDIFESKYKLSGNTIYDRSMNVYCDGSSFGNGTSSSRAGYGAYFEGAPEENISEPLLSGAQTNNRAEIEAVSEALKKIWDNLTNGKDKVNYQIKTDSEYVAKLLNDRYTTYDNKKLEGLPNSDLIVPLVQRFVKVKKYYELNEECFKNNGKFQIEWVKGHDGDPGNEMADLLAKKGASRR; encoded by the coding sequence ATGGCAAGACAGGGAGGGTTCTACGCCGTTCGAAAGGGCAGGGAAACTGGGATCTTCAATACATGGAAAGAATGCAAAAACCAGGTGGATGGTTATGGTGGTGcaatttataaaaaatttaacaaTTATGAGCAAGCCAAGTCTTTCCTAGGCCATTCAAATGATATATCTAACTACAGAAGTTCGGCGCATACCGGAGGCCAAATTGGTAAGCCTCATACCACTCAAAAGCGAGTTCAGGTGAAGAATCTGCCCCCTTCTTATTATTCCTCATTGGCATCGTCATCCGCATATTCGCCTTCACGCTCTGGTAATAAAAACACCTTTTATTCAGTAAAGAGTAACGTTCCCAATGTCGAAAgcaaaatcttcaataattGGAAAGACTGCCAAGCCTATGTCAAGCATAAAAGAGGTATAACgttcaaaaagtttgaagatgaatcaGCTGCGGAAAACTTCATAAACGGAGTCAGTGCGCATGATTACAAGCTTATGAATGTACCGAAGgacatttttgaatctaAGTATAAGCTTTCTGGCAATACCATATATGACAGGTCAATGAACGTTTATTGTGATGGTTCAAGCTTCGGTAACGGCACGTCATCTTCAAGGGCAGGCTATGGTGCATATTTTGAAGGAGCACCTGAGGAAAACATTTCTGAACCCTTATTGTCGGGAGCCCAAACTAATAATAGAGCTGAAATCGAAGCAGTTTCAGAAGCcttaaagaaaatttgggACAATTTAACAAATGGAAAGGACAAAGTAAATTATCAAATCAAAACTGATTCAGAGTACGTAGCCAAGTTATTAAACGACAGGTACACGACGTATGATAATAAGAAACTGGAAGGTCTGCCCAATTCTGATTTAATTGTTCCTTTAGTACAGAGATTTGTTAAAGTTAAAAAGTACTATGAGTTGAATGAAGAAtgcttcaaaaataatggtAAATTTCAGATTGAATGGGTAAAAGGTCACGACGGTGATCCAGGGAATGAAATGGCAGATCTTCTGGCGAAAAAAGGTGCATCCAGGCGATAA
- the BCH1 gene encoding exomer complex subunit (Member of the ChAPs family (Chs5p-Arf1p-binding proteins)~similar to YMR237W) gives MLSQTSIPEVKEDVIGYALHQRRARVGQFQDLGPPDLITLIKSLPSSSSATTATSSANDNGAASNINGQDPTTIVTELHSHDKLKGQIGTFFYCMGIDTSDPTSITIFAKKITDLFLDTPQIWFGKKKHFHVSKISISSWNAFRKYDVNIIVHIPGTVQTYIINSDGEQSQLPSVTETSSGRNPQDLNVNMIWAETFMSGVVRDIMLMKDNCEDGESQNLVETLIFNPLTSGELEDVATNFIKLFPLVYEKGIYLDAPTHILNPSLTNNYLVETLVEIVRLTKSLDACRKMLAKLIEIHPEAVIILIRVYFACDLEVDAVDLINEQLNSPSSFLADDSKTSHIQLIFKSELLSIQSEFLLDVKRDYKLAKEVAMEAVNCAPNEFKTWYLLTKIYIKLNDMSNALLSLNACPMSQVKEKYVLRRIAPITSDENLHLPLPLDASIEEISSLNPMDVQLEQKSADPNLVNLSASSLKSTFQQAYKLLTEIVQITGWEQLLKYRSKIFVMEDEYQGSTSSIDEADAHGNEISRMRSKRLCERWLDNLFMLLYEDLKTYTDWQSEQLYFDAQNSKYHKLTVEWELFGLCAKRLGHLPEAAKAFQIGLSQRFSPVCAKNLLQFYINEHKRIRRDSISANSELTSSQILASINDIDSSIIDLVVKICCWNHRWYIEFSIILIDALSVAVQDMGITKVHNEIASRFSDPVAQLIDDNILDFLKNFTNDTFDN, from the coding sequence ATGTTGTCTCAAACTTCCATACCGGAAGTGAAAGAAGACGTGATAGGCTACGCGCTACATCAGAGGAGAGCTAGGGTGGGACAATTCCAGGACTTGGGTCCACCTGATTTAATTACTTTGATTAAATCGTTACCTTCATCCTCGAGCGCCACAACTGCTACTTCCTCTGCGAACGATAATGGGGCAGCTTCAAACATCAATGGTCAAGACCCTACAACTATAGTTACAGAGTTGCATTCTCATGACAAACTAAAGGGGCAGATCGGCACTTTCTTTTACTGTATGGGTATTGATACTTCGGATCCAACTTCCATTACAATTTTCGCCAAAAAGATAACCGATCTTTTCTTAGACACGCCCCAAATTTGGTTTGGTAAGAAGAAGCACTTTCACGTTTCGAAGATTTCTATCAGTTCTTGGAATGCGTttagaaaatatgatgTTAATATTATAGTTCACATTCCGGGAACCGTACAAACCTATATCATAAATAGCGACGGTGAACAATCGCAGCTCCCCTCCGTGACAGAAACATCATCTGGCCGCAACCCACAAGATTTGAACGTTAACATGATTTGGGCGGAAACTTTCATGAGTGGTGTCGTACGTGACATTATGCTTATGAAAGATAATTGTGAAGATGGGGAATCCCAGAATTTGGTCGAAACACTAATTTTCAATCCATTAACTTCTGGTGAGCTGGAAGATGTTGCTACGaactttatcaaattgTTTCCCTTAGTTTATGAGAAAGGTATTTATTTGGATGCACCCACTCATATTTTAAATCCTTCGTTAACCAATAATTATTTAGTGGAAACTTTAGTGGAAATAGTTAGGTTAACGAAGAGTTTGGATGCATGCCGTAAAATGCTTGCGAAGCTAATTGAAATCCATCCTGAAGCAGTAATAATCTTAATTCGTGTTTACTTCGCGTGCGATTTAGAGGTGGATGCGGTTGACCTGATCAATGAGCAATTAAATTCTCCCTCTTCGTTCTTAGCCGATGATTCAAAGACTAGCCATATCCAGTTGATCTTCAAATCTGAACTATTAAGTATTCAAAGTGAATTTTTACTGGATGTCAAGAGAGATTACAAACTTGCTAAAGAAGTGGCCATGGAGGCCGTGAATTGTGCACCAAACGAATTCAAAACTTGGTATTTATTGACTAAAATATACATCAAATTAAACGATATGTCGAATGCCTTGTTATCATTGAATGCCTGCCCCATGTCACaagtgaaagaaaaatatgttCTTAGAAGAATTGCACCTATTACTTCAGATGAAAATCTTCATTTGCCATTACCATTGGATGCCTCAATTGAGGAGATTTCGTCATTAAATCCCATGGATGTCCAGTTAGAGCAAAAATCCGCAGATCCAAACCTAGTCAATCTTTCCGCATCAAGTTTAAAGTCTACTTTTCAACAAGCCTATAAATTATTGACAGAAATTGTCCAAATAACGGGATGGGAACAACTTTTGAAGTATAGATCAAAGATTTTCGTTATGGAAGACGAGTATCAAGGTTCCACTTCGTCCATTGATGAAGCGGATGCGCACGGTAATGAGATATCCAGAATGAGGTCCAAGAGGCTGTGTGAAAGATGGTTGGATAACCTCTTCATGCTACTATatgaagatttgaaaacttACACTGATTGGCAATCAGAGCAATTGTATTTTGATGCCCAAAACAGCAAATACCACAAATTAACTGTTGAATGGGAATTATTCGGTCTTTGCGCGAAAAGATTGGGACATCTTCCAGAAGCTGCGAAGGCTTTCCAAATTGGTCTTTCCCAAAGATTTTCTCCAGTATGTGCAAAGAATCTACTGCAATTTTACATTAACGAACATAAACGTATTAGAAGGGATTCGATTTCAGCGAACTCTGAGTTAACTTCCTCTCAGATATTGGCAAGTATCAATGACATTGACAGCTCAATCATCGATCTAGTAGTCAAGATTTGTTGCTGGAATCATCGTTGGTACATTGagttttcaataatattaatagaTGCTTTGAGTGTTGCAGTTCAAGATATGGGCATTACTAAAGTGCATAATGAAATTGCCTCTAGATTTTCCGACCCGGTAGCCCAATTGATTGACGATAACATTCtagattttttgaagaatttcaCAAATGACACTTTCGATAATtaa